A genomic segment from Tuwongella immobilis encodes:
- a CDS encoding DEAD/DEAH box helicase yields MAPIPDREQLLTEYLGMIPYTPYPLQEDAILNWFTAENGVLVCAPTGTGKTLIAQAALYEALRTDTVAYYTTPLIALSEQKFAEMQDAAELWGFSRDDVGLITGNRRVNPGARVLVVVAEILLNRLLNPEDLDWGRVSAVVMDEFHSFADPQRGIVWELSLSMLPKHIRLLLLSATVGNSVEFTNWLDRVHGRKLELVEGTERKVPLSYRWVPDQFLDELLLDMTKGDPTIRHTPALVFCFNRDECWSVAEMLKGKDLLHPSQRQPLLDHIEGLDWTQGVGPKLKQMLRRGVGVHHAGLLPVYRRKVEELFEQKLLSVAVCTETLAAGINLPARSVVLTSLMKGPFGGEKLIDASTAHQIFGRAGRPQYDTQGFVYALAHEDDVRILRWKRQYELIPEDTKDPMLIRKKKELKRKKPTRNEKRQYWTDQHFDKLQNAPPGKLYSKGQIPWRLLAYLLKLSPEVSVVRGVIRKRMLDEPRIIAAQKNLESMLRTLHEMGYITLDPPPPVIDPESKSPPPPYESVLAHANPTLDRLLVFRSVHPLYGAFLADQLGIASRMERIQAFESVLELPRPLLKFVRVPWEMAPGPLTRDRLDPELIARGLMATKPEPSADDDTDDSFGEDEFIPWEDRPPHFAEKLRMYFEALRPEVTDVSATAVWAAGSLMSDFAGNFNLYVRTRDLIKQEGIIFRHLLRMILLIQEFLQVTPSEGDPLDWQTDLEDLVNHLTATCREVDPTSTEETITRAHAADAIEGERGKLP; encoded by the coding sequence ATGGCACCGATTCCCGATCGCGAACAATTGTTGACCGAATATCTGGGGATGATTCCCTACACGCCGTATCCATTGCAGGAAGATGCGATCCTGAATTGGTTTACGGCAGAAAACGGTGTGCTGGTTTGTGCCCCCACCGGCACCGGCAAGACGCTGATTGCCCAAGCCGCGCTCTACGAGGCACTGCGGACCGATACCGTGGCCTATTACACCACGCCACTGATCGCGCTCTCCGAACAGAAATTCGCCGAAATGCAGGACGCCGCGGAATTGTGGGGATTCAGCCGCGACGATGTCGGCCTGATCACCGGCAACCGCCGCGTCAATCCTGGCGCGCGTGTGCTGGTGGTTGTCGCCGAAATTCTGCTCAATCGCCTGTTGAACCCGGAAGACCTCGACTGGGGCCGCGTTTCCGCCGTCGTCATGGACGAATTCCACAGCTTCGCCGATCCGCAGCGCGGAATCGTCTGGGAATTGTCGCTGTCGATGCTGCCCAAGCACATCCGCCTGCTGTTGCTCTCCGCAACGGTCGGAAATTCCGTCGAATTTACCAACTGGCTGGATCGGGTTCACGGTCGCAAACTCGAATTGGTCGAAGGCACCGAGCGCAAGGTACCACTGAGTTACCGATGGGTGCCCGATCAGTTTTTGGACGAGCTGCTGCTCGATATGACCAAAGGTGATCCGACCATCCGACATACCCCTGCGCTGGTGTTCTGCTTCAACCGCGATGAATGCTGGTCTGTGGCGGAAATGCTGAAGGGGAAAGACCTTCTGCATCCTTCGCAGCGTCAGCCGCTGTTGGATCACATCGAAGGATTGGATTGGACGCAGGGAGTTGGCCCAAAGCTCAAACAAATGCTCCGTCGCGGCGTGGGCGTCCACCATGCTGGGCTGCTGCCGGTGTATCGTCGCAAAGTCGAAGAATTGTTCGAACAGAAACTGCTGAGCGTCGCCGTGTGTACCGAGACACTCGCCGCCGGGATCAATCTCCCCGCTCGCTCCGTCGTGCTGACCAGCCTGATGAAGGGGCCGTTTGGCGGTGAGAAACTCATCGATGCGAGTACCGCCCATCAGATTTTCGGTCGCGCCGGTCGTCCGCAGTACGATACCCAAGGATTCGTCTACGCATTGGCCCATGAAGACGATGTTCGCATTCTGCGCTGGAAACGCCAGTACGAATTGATTCCCGAAGATACCAAAGACCCGATGTTGATTCGGAAAAAGAAGGAACTCAAGCGGAAGAAACCGACGCGCAACGAGAAACGGCAATACTGGACCGATCAGCATTTCGACAAACTCCAGAATGCGCCCCCCGGCAAACTCTACAGCAAAGGCCAAATCCCCTGGCGATTATTGGCCTATCTGTTGAAGCTGTCTCCGGAAGTCAGCGTGGTTCGCGGGGTGATTCGCAAGCGGATGTTGGATGAACCGCGCATCATCGCTGCGCAGAAGAACTTAGAGTCGATGCTGCGGACGCTGCACGAGATGGGCTACATCACGCTCGACCCGCCGCCACCGGTGATCGATCCCGAATCGAAATCGCCACCGCCGCCGTATGAGTCGGTGCTGGCGCATGCCAATCCAACGCTCGATCGACTACTCGTCTTTCGGAGCGTCCACCCCTTATACGGGGCATTCTTGGCCGACCAATTGGGCATCGCCAGCCGCATGGAACGCATCCAAGCGTTTGAAAGCGTGTTGGAACTTCCCCGCCCCTTGCTGAAATTCGTGCGGGTTCCCTGGGAGATGGCCCCTGGACCGCTCACCCGCGATCGACTCGATCCCGAATTGATCGCCCGCGGACTGATGGCCACCAAGCCTGAACCATCGGCAGACGATGACACCGACGACTCCTTCGGCGAAGACGAGTTCATCCCATGGGAAGATCGTCCGCCGCACTTTGCCGAGAAACTGCGGATGTACTTCGAGGCACTGCGGCCCGAGGTGACGGATGTGAGCGCAACCGCTGTCTGGGCCGCGGGTTCGCTCATGAGTGACTTTGCCGGAAACTTTAATTTGTATGTCCGAACACGCGATCTCATCAAGCAAGAAGGGATTATCTTCCGGCATCTGTTGCGGATGATTCTGCTGATTCAGGAATTTCTGCAAGTGACGCCCAGCGAAGGGGATCCGCTCGATTGGCAGACCGATTTGGAGGATCTGGTCAATCACCTCACCGCGACCTGTCGCGAAGTGGATCCCACTTCGACCGAAGAGACGATTACTCGGGCACACGCCGCGGATGCGATTGAAGGCGAACGCGGCAAATTGCCGTAA
- a CDS encoding bifunctional acetate--CoA ligase family protein/GNAT family N-acetyltransferase, translating to MFHDHPLDRIFRPRSVAVIGASATPNSVGNVLMRNLLGNPFGGVIYPVNPNRRAVQGVRCYSNLAEIPDTIDLAIIAVKAELVPSVVADCVDKGVAGAIILSAGFSELGQAGRELEQRILAIAAGKLRIIGPNCLGVMHPLNRLNASFAAEMAKPGRVALLSQSGAVCTSILDWANGKNIGFSAFVSVGAMIDVDWADLIDYFGDDPETTSILLYMESIGDVRGFISAARAVARHKPIIVVKAGRNEISARVAASHTGAMLGSDAVFESAFRRAGVLRVSSIRDLFHMAEVLSMQPLPDGFRLAILTNAGGPAVMAVDALIAGGGQLAPLSAETLAALDAVCPPFWSHANPVDLLGDASPELYRQSFEILSRDPGVDGVLVLLTPQAMTQPENTARLLAPFARSVRKPVLAGFMGGRMIHASRAILSAAGMPAFDTPEAAVRAFLLLAQYRDNLRLLYERPDALPEGPPPRFDDVQRMVARARMEGRTLLTEAESKQLLAAYDIPIVPTRHCGSPEEAIAAAEQLGYPVVLKLESRVISHKTEAGGVRLDLRTPAAVREAFHAIQTAVIAYAEQHSIVGDIFTGVTVQPMIPAGGYELILGSALDEQFGPVIVFGTGGILTEVYQDRSWALPPLNRTLVKRLIERTRIYQALKGVRGRKSIPMADLETLLVRFSQLLVDFPDLGEVEINPLIATEERLIAVDARVMLTAQDSLISPRRLAIHPYPNQYTSVWEPDLSRLRATANRLPTGTTLLIRALRPEDEPLLENLFKTLSEHTIRMRFFRLIRQLTKDNLIRLCHVDYERELALVAIAELPGQGAQAVGIASFARDPSSDEAEFAVVVSDAWQGIGLGRELVSRLVSIAPQRGILRLTGATFRENLAMRKLCTSLGFTLHDTDDPQVLELRRDLLLMPPGSAFL from the coding sequence ATGTTCCACGACCATCCACTGGATCGCATCTTTCGCCCGCGCTCGGTTGCGGTCATTGGGGCTAGCGCGACGCCAAACAGCGTCGGTAATGTCTTGATGCGCAATCTGTTAGGGAATCCATTCGGTGGCGTCATCTACCCCGTGAATCCCAATCGCCGCGCCGTGCAAGGGGTGCGATGCTATTCCAACCTGGCCGAAATTCCGGATACCATCGATCTGGCGATTATCGCAGTCAAGGCGGAACTGGTTCCATCGGTAGTCGCCGATTGTGTCGACAAAGGCGTCGCGGGGGCGATTATTCTGTCGGCGGGGTTTAGCGAATTGGGGCAGGCTGGGCGGGAGTTGGAGCAGCGAATTCTGGCCATTGCCGCTGGTAAATTGCGAATCATCGGGCCGAATTGCTTGGGAGTGATGCATCCGCTCAATCGGCTGAATGCGAGTTTTGCGGCGGAAATGGCCAAGCCGGGCCGCGTTGCGCTGCTGAGTCAATCCGGGGCGGTTTGCACATCGATTTTAGATTGGGCCAACGGGAAGAATATCGGATTCTCGGCGTTCGTGAGTGTCGGGGCGATGATCGATGTCGATTGGGCTGACCTGATCGACTACTTCGGAGATGACCCCGAAACAACAAGCATTCTGTTGTACATGGAATCGATTGGCGATGTGCGCGGGTTTATCTCCGCTGCGCGGGCGGTGGCCCGGCATAAGCCGATTATCGTCGTAAAGGCTGGTCGGAACGAGATTTCTGCTCGCGTGGCGGCCTCCCACACCGGGGCGATGCTGGGGAGCGATGCGGTATTCGAGTCTGCCTTTCGCCGGGCAGGTGTGCTGCGGGTGAGCAGCATTCGCGATCTGTTCCATATGGCGGAAGTGCTGTCCATGCAACCACTTCCGGACGGATTCCGACTGGCGATTCTCACCAATGCCGGGGGGCCGGCGGTGATGGCGGTCGATGCCCTGATCGCGGGTGGGGGACAACTCGCGCCATTGTCAGCCGAGACACTCGCCGCGTTGGATGCCGTCTGCCCGCCGTTCTGGAGCCACGCCAACCCGGTCGATTTGCTCGGCGATGCCTCTCCAGAATTGTATCGACAATCGTTTGAGATTTTGTCGCGTGATCCTGGTGTGGACGGCGTGCTGGTGTTGTTGACACCGCAAGCCATGACGCAACCCGAGAACACCGCACGACTTCTGGCACCATTCGCACGTTCCGTTCGCAAGCCGGTGTTGGCGGGATTCATGGGCGGGCGGATGATTCACGCCAGCCGAGCGATTCTGAGCGCCGCGGGGATGCCCGCATTCGACACACCCGAAGCCGCCGTCCGTGCCTTTCTGTTACTCGCACAATATCGCGATAATTTGCGATTGTTGTACGAACGACCGGATGCACTCCCGGAAGGACCACCGCCGCGATTCGATGATGTGCAGCGCATGGTGGCGCGGGCACGCATGGAAGGGCGGACGTTGCTGACCGAAGCGGAATCGAAGCAACTCCTGGCAGCGTATGACATTCCGATCGTGCCGACGCGACATTGCGGATCACCCGAAGAAGCGATTGCCGCCGCGGAGCAACTGGGTTACCCGGTCGTCTTAAAGCTGGAATCGCGGGTGATTTCCCACAAGACCGAGGCGGGGGGCGTTCGGCTGGATCTCCGCACTCCGGCTGCGGTTCGGGAAGCCTTTCATGCCATTCAGACAGCTGTGATTGCATATGCCGAGCAGCATTCGATTGTCGGCGATATTTTCACCGGCGTCACGGTTCAACCGATGATCCCGGCAGGCGGCTATGAGCTGATTCTCGGATCAGCATTAGATGAGCAGTTCGGCCCCGTGATCGTCTTTGGCACGGGCGGCATTCTGACGGAAGTCTATCAGGATCGATCGTGGGCACTACCACCGTTGAATCGGACGTTGGTCAAGCGACTGATCGAACGCACTCGGATCTACCAAGCGTTAAAGGGCGTTCGTGGGCGCAAGTCCATTCCCATGGCCGACTTAGAGACGCTGCTGGTGCGATTCAGCCAATTGCTGGTCGATTTCCCCGATTTGGGCGAAGTCGAGATTAACCCGCTGATCGCCACCGAGGAGCGATTGATCGCCGTCGATGCCCGTGTGATGCTGACCGCCCAAGATAGTCTGATTAGCCCGCGACGATTGGCGATTCATCCGTATCCGAATCAATATACGAGTGTCTGGGAGCCAGATCTCAGCCGATTGCGGGCGACTGCGAATCGACTCCCGACCGGAACGACGCTGCTGATTCGGGCATTGCGGCCGGAAGATGAGCCGTTGCTGGAAAATCTATTTAAAACCTTGTCGGAACATACGATCCGAATGCGATTCTTTCGGCTGATCCGCCAATTGACGAAAGACAATTTGATTCGGCTCTGCCACGTCGATTATGAGCGCGAGTTGGCCCTGGTGGCGATTGCCGAGCTTCCAGGGCAGGGAGCGCAAGCGGTTGGCATTGCGAGTTTTGCCCGCGATCCATCCAGCGATGAAGCCGAGTTCGCCGTCGTGGTTTCGGATGCTTGGCAGGGTATTGGATTGGGCCGCGAGTTGGTTTCTCGGTTGGTCTCGATTGCGCCGCAACGCGGGATTCTTCGGCTCACCGGAGCGACCTTTCGGGAAAATCTCGCCATGCGTAAACTCTGTACGAGTCTGGGGTTCACGCTGCACGACACTGATGATCCCCAAGTGCTGGAACTGCGTCGGGATTTGCTGTTGATGCCGCCCGGCTCGGCGTTCCTGTGA
- a CDS encoding general transcription factor IIH subunit TFB2 family, with product MSMPSPQSAASAGNDPIERILVVLRSYAEPLVRSVASRLFKPRNQWPVEELIDRIQDTLKNAPVLDRRLKDLPVAARHTLAIFGLSRCHRWRIGHLLSILATLGHTDGLAPILNLLECALLYPDPLPNGGSIKDFESRLGLNGITQAYVSIHPFVASRSKFDEIDIDAPQSDDTLGPPARQGDGLEWLLRLGIIRQQLDGDPIRLTQSQSLFKRDMTRLQNDESLQAPFIDSNDPVPDLGLLALSLARSSGLLQLGDQELHVGPFPAVWNESLSAVLKQLASSISRIEDWDPCLGGLPESDPEALLPSVSFLILFLLSRLPAERWSTSQLLAEWIVTRHPSWPSKVKNAAAQAETWVQHFLFGLAYPLQLIEVRNIGDELQLRLSPLGRNLYAGGPEPAAAPEFRQTLMVQPNNEIIAFRQGLNPKLIQSLTRFAKWKSLSSACMLELQAEQVYRGLESGFSLKDIIQLLSQHGMKPMPPVVQDALQRWANKRDRITVYGGAVLIEFTSAAELDAAFSRGLVEIKLTDRIGLVTSESSIDYKNFRLIGNRDYENRPQQCVTFDDDGVSFTVDVAQADLLLEAELGRFAETLDSPTVGFRRYRLTTRSLQAADASGYRLSDLEQWAIDRSGKPLSAAAKLLMRKTTSQTAQIEAMHVVSVISEEVADGIWQWPTTRELLQARLGPVHFAVAADQIAALQTALAVVQIELRS from the coding sequence ATGTCGATGCCTTCCCCTCAATCGGCGGCTTCTGCTGGGAACGACCCGATTGAACGCATTCTGGTCGTCCTCCGAAGTTATGCCGAACCGCTCGTTCGGTCGGTCGCGTCGCGCCTGTTCAAACCGCGCAATCAATGGCCGGTCGAAGAACTCATCGACCGCATCCAAGACACACTGAAGAATGCCCCCGTATTAGACCGGCGACTCAAAGACCTCCCCGTCGCCGCTCGGCACACCCTTGCCATCTTCGGCCTCAGTCGCTGTCACCGCTGGCGAATCGGTCACCTGCTCAGCATCCTCGCCACACTCGGCCACACCGATGGACTGGCCCCGATTCTCAACCTGCTGGAATGTGCGCTACTCTACCCCGATCCGCTCCCCAACGGCGGCAGCATCAAGGACTTCGAATCGCGGCTCGGCCTCAACGGCATCACCCAAGCGTATGTCTCGATTCATCCCTTCGTGGCGTCACGCTCGAAGTTCGATGAGATTGACATCGATGCCCCGCAAAGCGACGACACCCTCGGCCCACCTGCCCGCCAAGGTGACGGCCTGGAATGGTTGTTGCGGCTGGGAATCATTCGACAACAATTGGATGGCGACCCCATCCGACTGACGCAATCGCAAAGCCTGTTCAAGCGCGACATGACCCGCCTGCAAAACGATGAGTCCTTGCAGGCACCATTCATCGATTCCAACGACCCCGTGCCGGATCTTGGTCTGCTTGCGCTATCACTGGCCCGCTCTTCGGGATTGCTTCAACTGGGCGATCAGGAATTGCACGTCGGCCCGTTCCCCGCGGTGTGGAACGAATCGCTTTCCGCCGTGCTGAAACAGCTCGCATCGAGCATTTCGCGCATCGAAGATTGGGACCCCTGTCTGGGCGGACTCCCGGAGAGCGATCCCGAAGCCCTGCTCCCATCGGTTAGCTTTCTGATTCTGTTTCTGCTCAGTCGGTTGCCCGCCGAGCGGTGGTCGACCTCGCAACTGCTCGCGGAATGGATCGTAACCCGCCACCCGAGTTGGCCCAGCAAAGTCAAAAACGCCGCCGCTCAAGCCGAAACCTGGGTCCAGCATTTCCTGTTCGGCTTGGCGTATCCATTGCAGTTAATCGAAGTCCGAAATATCGGCGATGAATTGCAATTGCGGCTCTCCCCACTCGGTCGAAATCTCTATGCCGGCGGACCGGAACCCGCTGCAGCGCCAGAGTTTCGGCAAACGCTGATGGTGCAACCCAACAATGAGATTATCGCCTTTCGTCAGGGACTAAATCCAAAGCTGATCCAATCGTTGACTCGTTTCGCCAAGTGGAAATCGCTCTCCTCGGCGTGCATGCTCGAACTGCAAGCCGAACAGGTGTATCGCGGGTTGGAATCCGGGTTCTCGCTGAAGGACATCATCCAATTATTGTCGCAGCATGGCATGAAGCCGATGCCGCCGGTGGTGCAAGATGCCCTTCAGCGCTGGGCCAATAAACGTGACCGCATCACGGTTTACGGCGGCGCAGTGCTCATCGAATTTACCTCTGCGGCCGAGTTGGACGCGGCGTTCTCCCGTGGCTTGGTCGAAATCAAGCTCACCGATCGCATTGGTTTAGTGACCAGCGAAAGCTCAATCGATTACAAGAATTTTCGCCTCATCGGCAATCGCGATTACGAAAATCGTCCGCAGCAATGTGTCACATTCGACGATGATGGTGTGTCATTCACGGTGGATGTCGCCCAGGCGGATCTCCTGTTGGAAGCGGAGTTGGGGCGATTCGCGGAAACGCTCGATAGTCCGACCGTTGGATTCCGACGCTATCGGCTTACCACCCGTTCCCTGCAAGCCGCCGACGCCAGCGGCTATCGATTGAGCGATCTGGAACAGTGGGCCATCGATCGATCGGGCAAACCGTTGTCTGCCGCCGCCAAGCTCCTGATGCGGAAAACCACGTCGCAAACGGCCCAAATCGAGGCCATGCACGTGGTTAGCGTCATTAGCGAAGAAGTCGCCGACGGCATCTGGCAGTGGCCCACCACCCGCGAACTGTTGCAGGCCCGCCTCGGCCCGGTGCATTTCGCAGTGGCCGCCGATCAGATTGCCGCCCTGCAAACCGCATTGGCCGTCGTTCAGATTGAATTGCGATCGTGA
- a CDS encoding serine hydrolase has protein sequence MRFRYHSRCLLGVGMGLLVLAVIGRPNERAFAQTAPTVAPIVLAPETTPAIQALSTFIEEQRQEKGIPAISIALVDDQRVVWSAGFGLMHPRVGRKATADTAYCVGSVSKLYTDIAVMQLVEKGELSLDAPIQQAIRRFTPQNLFEQPITLRQLMTHRSGLVREPPVGNYFDSTQPSLEQTVLSLNSTTLVYPPGKRIKYSNAGIAAVGYAVEFSQREAFGRYIQRTLLDPMGMKSTSFQLSARNTPQFADSIMWTHIGKTFPAPTFEMGLGPAGSMISTVNDQTQLLKMIFGNGMVNGVRILKPESLREMLTPQFVQKDDTVKIGLGFFLSEFEGKLRAGHGGAVYGFATEFAAIPSEKLGVVVVCSKDIANAVSTRIADEALRLMLATKAGKPLPTIARTSALDPARCRVLAGRYQNGTEWIDLLERDGRLWMLPSRGGYRVELKGIENDLIGDDVHSYGTRLKVEPGKLIIRDRVFTQVNVPLPSEIPDNWKGLIGDYGENHNVLTILEKDGKLHALIEWAFLYPLTQEADDVFAFPSYGLYQDEKLIFTRDAKGRAESVKAAEVTFNRRRIAGENGELFKIRPTKAIPALRDAALKAQPTVLPGKFREPELVDLQRLDPSLKFDIRYATENNFLGTPVYTSARAFMQKPAAEALLRVHQKLESRGLGLVIFDAYRPWHVTKIFWDATPANQKNFVADPSKGSRHNRGCAVDLSLYDRKTGQVVMMPSGFDEFSDRAYPDYLGGTARQRWFRDLLREAMQEEGFTVYSDEWWHFDFRDWQQYNLLNATFEELKR, from the coding sequence ATGCGATTTCGATACCACTCACGATGCCTTCTGGGCGTCGGGATGGGGCTGCTGGTTCTGGCCGTCATCGGCCGTCCGAATGAGCGGGCCTTCGCTCAAACTGCTCCAACGGTCGCCCCGATCGTCCTGGCACCGGAAACCACCCCGGCCATCCAAGCGCTGAGCACCTTCATTGAAGAACAGCGCCAGGAGAAGGGAATCCCGGCTATTTCGATCGCTTTAGTCGACGATCAGCGCGTCGTTTGGAGCGCGGGCTTCGGGCTGATGCATCCGCGAGTCGGCCGCAAAGCGACTGCCGACACCGCGTATTGTGTCGGTTCGGTCTCGAAATTGTACACCGACATCGCCGTCATGCAGCTCGTGGAAAAGGGTGAGCTGTCGCTGGATGCCCCGATTCAGCAGGCGATCCGCCGCTTTACTCCACAAAATCTGTTTGAACAACCCATTACTCTGCGGCAACTGATGACGCATCGATCGGGATTGGTCCGCGAGCCGCCGGTTGGGAATTACTTCGATTCCACGCAACCGTCGTTGGAACAAACGGTTCTGAGTCTCAATTCGACGACGCTGGTTTATCCCCCTGGCAAGCGAATCAAATACTCCAATGCCGGGATCGCCGCTGTGGGATACGCCGTCGAGTTCAGCCAACGCGAAGCCTTTGGCCGGTATATCCAACGGACGTTACTCGATCCGATGGGCATGAAATCGACATCATTCCAATTGTCTGCCCGCAATACGCCGCAGTTCGCCGATTCGATCATGTGGACACACATTGGCAAAACTTTCCCGGCGCCGACCTTTGAAATGGGGTTGGGACCAGCGGGGTCGATGATTTCGACCGTCAACGATCAGACGCAATTGCTCAAGATGATCTTTGGCAATGGCATGGTCAACGGCGTTCGCATTCTCAAGCCGGAATCATTGCGAGAAATGCTGACGCCGCAATTCGTCCAAAAAGACGACACGGTCAAAATCGGTCTGGGATTCTTTCTGAGTGAATTCGAAGGCAAACTCCGAGCCGGTCACGGCGGCGCAGTCTACGGCTTTGCGACGGAATTCGCCGCGATCCCGAGCGAAAAGCTTGGTGTGGTCGTGGTTTGCAGCAAAGACATCGCCAATGCCGTCTCGACCCGAATTGCCGATGAAGCCCTGCGATTGATGCTGGCCACCAAGGCGGGCAAGCCGCTGCCGACGATCGCCCGCACCAGCGCACTCGACCCCGCTCGTTGCCGCGTGCTGGCGGGCCGCTACCAAAATGGCACCGAGTGGATCGATCTACTCGAACGCGATGGCCGATTGTGGATGCTGCCGAGTCGGGGCGGGTATCGCGTCGAACTTAAGGGAATCGAGAACGATCTGATTGGCGATGATGTCCATAGCTACGGCACCCGTTTGAAGGTGGAGCCGGGCAAACTCATCATCCGCGATCGCGTCTTCACCCAGGTGAACGTGCCGCTGCCCAGCGAGATTCCCGACAATTGGAAGGGACTCATCGGAGATTATGGCGAAAATCATAATGTGCTGACCATCTTGGAGAAAGATGGCAAACTCCACGCATTGATCGAATGGGCGTTCCTGTATCCGCTGACGCAGGAAGCCGACGATGTGTTCGCGTTCCCATCCTATGGGTTGTACCAAGATGAGAAGCTGATTTTTACCCGCGATGCCAAAGGCCGAGCGGAGTCGGTGAAGGCGGCGGAAGTGACCTTCAATCGCCGTCGAATTGCCGGCGAAAATGGCGAGTTGTTCAAGATTCGGCCAACGAAAGCCATTCCGGCACTTCGAGATGCGGCATTGAAGGCCCAACCGACCGTTCTGCCCGGCAAGTTCCGCGAGCCGGAATTGGTCGATCTGCAACGGCTCGATCCGTCGCTGAAGTTCGACATCCGTTACGCGACGGAGAATAATTTTCTGGGCACGCCCGTGTATACGTCCGCTCGTGCGTTTATGCAAAAGCCGGCGGCCGAGGCGTTGCTGCGGGTGCATCAGAAATTGGAGTCGCGCGGGCTGGGATTGGTCATCTTCGATGCCTATCGTCCCTGGCATGTCACGAAAATCTTCTGGGATGCGACCCCCGCGAATCAGAAGAATTTCGTTGCCGATCCATCCAAGGGATCGCGACATAATCGTGGCTGTGCGGTCGATTTGTCGTTGTATGATCGCAAGACGGGCCAAGTGGTGATGATGCCGAGCGGATTCGATGAGTTCTCGGATCGCGCGTACCCGGATTATCTCGGCGGCACCGCTCGCCAACGCTGGTTCCGCGATTTGTTGCGCGAGGCCATGCAGGAAGAGGGATTCACCGTCTATTCCGATGAATGGTGGCACTTCGATTTCCGCGATTGGCAGCAGTATAACCTGCTCAATGCGACATTCGAAGAATTGAAGCGATAA
- a CDS encoding DegT/DnrJ/EryC1/StrS family aminotransferase: MKSAPELPAILGGLAIRPEGPPTWPIADTELQSALVDALRAGTWGWYDGPHTAQLEALLCKWFASSAAFLCASGTCAVEVAMKAAGVGPGDEVILSAYDYEPTFVSIHALQAKPVLIDPHPESPIVTADAIAEAITPQTRAVVVSHLHGSIAPIPEIIERLHNRRITIIEDAAQCLGGSVAGQKLGSMGDFSILSFGGSKLISAGRGGAILVRDSAAAQRVRLALRRGIQKIAPMSELQAIAVLAQWNALAEHTAARFEAVAHLHAGLTGCESLKPLPVPVNATPGYYKLGLRYDSSKFGISRERFCQAMRAEGFALDPGFRALHVGRSASRFRASRGLQSAAMWGESLVVLHHPILLQGIPAMDQMLAAVRKLEYHAERLRDVADGKANPETTRHG; this comes from the coding sequence ATGAAATCCGCTCCCGAATTGCCCGCAATTCTCGGCGGGCTAGCGATCCGTCCCGAAGGCCCACCGACCTGGCCAATCGCGGACACGGAGTTGCAATCGGCCCTTGTCGATGCCCTGCGCGCTGGCACCTGGGGATGGTACGATGGCCCGCATACTGCACAGTTGGAAGCCCTGTTGTGCAAATGGTTTGCGTCATCTGCGGCGTTTCTTTGCGCCAGCGGCACCTGCGCAGTTGAAGTGGCGATGAAAGCCGCCGGAGTGGGGCCGGGCGATGAGGTGATCCTCTCCGCATACGACTATGAACCGACCTTCGTATCGATTCACGCGCTCCAGGCCAAGCCCGTACTGATCGACCCGCACCCCGAGTCGCCGATTGTGACTGCCGACGCCATCGCGGAAGCCATCACTCCGCAGACCCGCGCGGTGGTGGTGAGCCATCTGCATGGCAGCATCGCCCCGATTCCCGAAATCATCGAACGCTTGCACAATCGACGCATTACCATCATCGAAGACGCCGCCCAATGCCTGGGTGGATCGGTAGCGGGTCAGAAATTGGGCAGCATGGGCGATTTCAGCATTCTCAGCTTTGGCGGCTCGAAGTTGATTAGCGCTGGACGCGGCGGAGCGATTCTGGTGCGCGATTCCGCCGCTGCCCAGCGCGTGCGTTTAGCACTGCGACGCGGCATTCAGAAGATTGCGCCGATGAGCGAACTCCAAGCCATTGCAGTACTTGCGCAATGGAATGCCCTCGCGGAACACACCGCCGCTCGATTCGAGGCCGTCGCGCATCTTCATGCCGGACTCACCGGGTGCGAATCGCTGAAACCGTTGCCGGTGCCCGTGAACGCGACTCCAGGATATTACAAACTCGGACTGCGATACGATTCTTCGAAGTTTGGCATCTCACGGGAGCGATTCTGCCAAGCGATGCGTGCGGAGGGATTCGCGCTTGATCCGGGATTTCGGGCACTGCATGTCGGGCGCTCCGCGAGTCGATTTCGGGCAAGTCGCGGATTGCAGTCTGCGGCGATGTGGGGCGAATCGCTGGTGGTGTTGCATCATCCGATTTTGTTGCAAGGAATTCCTGCGATGGATCAGATGCTGGCGGCGGTGCGAAAACTCGAGTATCATGCCGAACGACTGCGAGATGTCGCCGATGGGAAAGCGAATCCCGAGACGACTCGCCACGGATAG